The following are encoded together in the Kribbella sp. CA-293567 genome:
- a CDS encoding ParB/RepB/Spo0J family partition protein, protein MQPNDVMDIPVDLLEPSKHQVRTRGVRRDLQELVDNIRVHGQLEPIVVVPGAEPGRYEIIAGQRRWLAIRELQLPTVRATVLRGTVDEAKARAVSMSENVVRHDVDSKDLIDTCTVLFRKYGSVKAVAEELGLPYNKVRSYVKFERLRPELKQYVESGDIDIKTALRAEDHLSTGGARTAEDVHELVTAIKGMTTAQQKDYLAGAAERPRPTTAQPRGKADRQNRPGEVRQIIVTLRTMDHQELRDWAAGQSLGQDAAAARIIAAFLRARRKDGAA, encoded by the coding sequence GTGCAACCCAATGACGTCATGGACATCCCGGTCGATCTTCTCGAACCGAGCAAACATCAGGTCCGCACCCGCGGGGTCCGCAGGGACCTGCAGGAACTGGTGGACAACATCCGCGTCCACGGACAGCTCGAACCGATCGTCGTCGTGCCGGGGGCGGAGCCCGGGCGCTACGAGATCATCGCGGGGCAACGACGCTGGCTGGCGATCAGGGAACTGCAGTTGCCGACCGTGCGGGCGACGGTTCTGCGGGGGACCGTGGACGAGGCCAAGGCCCGTGCCGTATCGATGAGCGAGAACGTGGTCAGGCACGACGTGGACTCGAAGGACCTGATCGACACCTGCACGGTGTTGTTTCGCAAGTACGGCTCGGTCAAGGCGGTGGCAGAGGAGCTGGGGCTGCCCTACAACAAAGTGCGAAGCTACGTGAAGTTCGAACGTCTGCGGCCGGAGCTGAAGCAGTATGTCGAGTCTGGTGACATCGACATCAAGACCGCTCTGCGGGCCGAGGACCATTTGAGCACTGGGGGCGCCCGGACAGCCGAGGACGTCCACGAGTTGGTTACCGCCATCAAAGGGATGACAACGGCGCAGCAGAAGGACTACCTGGCAGGTGCCGCCGAACGGCCACGGCCCACCACGGCGCAGCCTCGGGGCAAAGCCGACAGGCAGAACAGACCGGGTGAGGTCCGGCAGATCATCGTGACCCTGCGCACGATGGATCATCAGGAGCTGAGGGACTGGGCGGCAGGGCAGAGCCTCGGGCAGGACGCGGCGGCGGCTCGCATCATCGCCGCGTTCCTTCGTGCCAGGCGGAAGGACGGTGCGGCATAG
- a CDS encoding condensation domain-containing protein, translating into MHPFPLPAGMEALWERTSAISPLDPGAARYSAVLSVMIDQPLEADTFRLALQDVLRLHPTLRLCFEDLSADPLVRIAADVEPLVDHENLETLTEQARQQRLAEIVAARQAQAFDLLRAPLWRVDVVQCGPNRTALLLCFYHLLLDGWSMAIVFEDLLQSYQHRRGLAPVPPTATTTFDHAVQVERCELSRPAEIVESYRDALFPLVEDRVVPALEISPQTPLNLPRSLPFRLDDATAGELREVAWQLRTTVYVLFQTAYSVALRNLADVDRVIVSTTTTGRKGALRDRVVGQFTRDLYVPVQLGSRMSPVAALRTVNEALYAAIARTCSFKQLAEAVWPAFRHDRPWHDLHLFDSYIQSDAQRNVPAQWWGLNITSLTVDTDGQPKDANAAVAGDLSERQLETWIGHTAPYLQIGADRQSGVIYYNASFFSGETVQTLLDGLLVTLSALASARAMPHRPSAWHEGTRR; encoded by the coding sequence ATGCACCCATTCCCTTTGCCTGCCGGAATGGAAGCCCTGTGGGAGCGAACCAGTGCGATCTCACCACTCGACCCTGGTGCTGCCCGGTACTCGGCGGTGCTGTCGGTGATGATCGACCAGCCACTCGAGGCCGACACCTTCCGGCTGGCCCTGCAAGACGTGCTGCGGCTCCACCCGACGCTCCGACTCTGCTTCGAAGACCTGTCCGCCGACCCGCTGGTCCGGATCGCGGCCGACGTCGAGCCTCTGGTCGACCACGAGAACCTCGAGACGCTGACCGAGCAAGCCCGTCAGCAGCGGCTGGCCGAGATCGTGGCGGCGCGGCAGGCGCAGGCCTTCGACCTGCTTCGGGCGCCGCTGTGGCGCGTCGACGTCGTGCAGTGCGGCCCCAACCGCACAGCTCTTCTCCTCTGCTTCTACCATCTCCTGCTCGACGGCTGGTCCATGGCCATCGTCTTCGAGGATCTGCTGCAGAGCTATCAGCATCGACGTGGTCTGGCGCCGGTCCCACCCACGGCGACGACCACGTTCGACCACGCCGTACAGGTGGAACGATGTGAACTCAGCCGGCCGGCGGAGATCGTCGAAAGCTACCGTGACGCACTGTTTCCGCTCGTCGAGGACCGTGTCGTTCCGGCCCTGGAGATCTCGCCGCAGACGCCGTTGAACCTGCCACGGTCGCTACCCTTCCGGCTCGACGATGCAACCGCGGGCGAGCTCCGGGAAGTCGCCTGGCAACTACGGACGACGGTCTACGTCCTGTTTCAAACGGCCTACTCGGTCGCTCTGCGGAACCTCGCCGACGTGGACCGGGTGATCGTGAGTACGACGACGACGGGACGCAAGGGTGCCCTCCGGGACCGGGTGGTCGGACAGTTCACCCGGGATCTCTACGTTCCCGTCCAGTTGGGGAGCCGGATGTCTCCAGTCGCTGCTCTACGGACGGTCAATGAGGCGCTGTACGCGGCGATCGCTCGAACCTGCTCGTTCAAGCAACTCGCCGAAGCGGTCTGGCCGGCGTTCCGACATGACAGGCCGTGGCACGACCTCCATCTGTTCGACTCCTACATCCAGTCCGACGCCCAACGCAACGTGCCGGCCCAGTGGTGGGGTCTGAACATCACCTCCCTGACCGTCGATACCGACGGTCAACCGAAGGATGCGAACGCCGCAGTGGCCGGTGACCTGAGCGAACGTCAGCTGGAAACGTGGATCGGCCATACTGCCCCGTACCTGCAGATCGGTGCCGACCGGCAGAGTGGAGTCATCTACTACAACGCCTCGTTCTTCTCCGGTGAGACGGTGCAGACGCTCCTCGACGGCCTCCTGGTGACCCTGTCCGCGCTCGCCTCCGCGCGGGCTATGCCGCACCGTCCTTCCGCCTGGCACGAAGGAACGCGGCGATGA